In Rosa chinensis cultivar Old Blush chromosome 1, RchiOBHm-V2, whole genome shotgun sequence, a genomic segment contains:
- the LOC112198083 gene encoding probable protein S-acyltransferase 15 produces MKCQRFLSIPIIAVLLLMGFICYITVFIFIDDWVGLQSSAGYLNVLIFTVLASLCLFSFSSCVLIDPGHTPASYIPDVEDSGVSDQEPKKNVIQSRCCDKCSTYKPPRAHHCRVCRRCVLRMDHHCLWVNNCVGYWNYKAFFTLVLYATIGSLYSTTIIITCALQKDWEFSGSGSLKVFYVTCAATMAALTLTLGTLLGWHVYLIIRNMTTIEYYEAIRTEWLARKSGQSYRHPYNQSVYKNITSVLGPNMLKWLWPVAVSHLKDGLVFPTPRDNS; encoded by the exons ATGAAGTGCCAGAGATTCCTATCGATCCCAATCATCGCTGTGCTTCTGTTGATGGGTTTCATCTGTTACATCACGGTCTTTATTTTCATCGACGACTGGGTTGGGTTGCAGAGCTCTGCTGGTTATCTGAACGTTCTGATCTTCACTGTCTTGGCCTCTCTTtgcctcttctctttctcttcttgtgTTCTCATCGACCCAGGTCACACCCCAGCTTCATATATCCCTGATGTTGAAGATAGTGGAGTCTCTGATCAGGAGCCGAAGAAAAAT GTTATACAATCAAGGTGTTGTGACAAGTGTTCAACATACAAGCCTCCTAGGGCTCATCATTGCCGGGTCTGCAGAAGGTGTGTTTTAAGGATG GATCATCACTGTCTGTGGGTCAATAACTGTGTCGGTTATTGGAACTACAAAGCCTTCTTTACGCTAGTCTTATATGCAACAATAGGAAGCTTGTATTCTACA ACCATTATTATAACTTGTGCTTTGCAAAAGGACTGGGAATTCAGTGGAAGTGGGAGCCTCAAAGTCTTTTAT GTTACATGTGCAGCAACGATGGCTGCCTTGACCTTAACGCTCGGAACTCTTCTAGGATGGCATGTTTACCTCATCATCCGTAATATGACAACTATAGAG TATTATGAAGCAATACGGACTGAATGGCTGGCTAGGAAATCTGGGCAGAGCTACAGACATCCATACAACCAAAGTGTCTACAAAAACATTActtcg GTCTTGGGTCCAAATATGCTGAAATGGTTATGGCCTGTAGCAGTAAGTCATCTAAAAGATGGACTTGTCTTCCCTACTCCGCGTGATAATTCATaa